A portion of the Oncorhynchus nerka isolate Pitt River linkage group LG27, Oner_Uvic_2.0, whole genome shotgun sequence genome contains these proteins:
- the LOC115111777 gene encoding phosphatidate cytidylyltransferase 2-like: MTELRHRGTTENDLQHQQSEDKGSESEGKAEKDGASDSESKPDTGPPVVPVPADDTPEVLNKALSGLSSRWRNWWVRGILTLAMISFFFFIIYLGPMVLMLIVLCVQIKCFQEIIHIGYSVYHSYHLPWFRTLSWYFLLCVNYFFYGETVTDYFSNLVQREEPLRILSKYHRLISFAMYLTGFCMFVLSLVKKHYRLQFYMFGWTHVTLLIVVTQSHLIIHNLFEGMIWFIVPISCVICNDIMAYMFGFFFGRTPLIKLSPKKTWEGFIGGFFSTVVFGILLSYVMAGYSFFVCPVEFNSDRNSFEVDCEPSDLFQLQDYALPAALESLTGWPTLRLYPFQIHSISLSAFASLMGPFGGFFASGFKRAFKIKDFANTIPGHGGIMDRFDCQYLMATFVNVYIASFIRGPNPAKVVQQLLALRLDQQLHIFNSLKTHLTERGLLEEEA, encoded by the exons ATGACAGAGCTACGGCACCGCGGAACGACGGAAAACGACCTACAACATCAACAATCCGAAGACAAG GGATCTGAGAGTGAGGGGAAAGCAGAGAAGGATGGGGCGTCTGACAGTGAGAGCAAGCCTGATACAGGACCCCCGGTGGTGCCTGTCCCTGCAGATGACACCCCCGAAGTCCTCAACAAAGCCCTGTCTGGACTGTCCTCACG ATGGAGGAACTGGTGGGTGCGAGGGATCCTGACTCTGGCCATgatctccttcttcttcttcatcatctACCTGGGCCCCATGGTGCTCATGCTGATT gtgCTGTGTGTGCAGATCAAATGCTTCCAAGAAATCATCCACATCGGTTACAGTGTGTACCACTCCTACCACCTGCCCTGGTTCAGAACGTTgagctg gTACTTCCTACTGTGTGTGAACTATTTCTTCTACGGCGAGACGGTGACGGACTACTTCTCTAATCTGGTGCAGAGGGAGGAGCCGTTGCGCATCCTCAGCAAATACCACCGCCTCATCTCCTTTGCCATGTACCTCACTG GTTTCTGCATGTTTGTGCTGAGCCTGGTGAAGAAACACTATCGCCTGCAGTTCTACATG TTTGGCTGGACTCACGTAACTCTGCTGATCGTTGTAACCCAGTCCCACCTCATCATCCACAACCTGTTTGAGGGAATGATCTG gTTCATCGTGCCCATCTCCTGTGTGATCTGCAATGACATCATGGCCTACATGTTTGGCTTCTTCTTTGGACGTACTCCACTCATTAAG CTGTCTCCTAAGAAAACCTGGGAGGGCTTCATTGGCGGATTCTTTTCGACTGTTGTGTTTGGGATCCTG TTGTCCTATGTGATGGCGGGCTACAGCTTCTTTGTGTGTCCGGTGGAGTTTAACAGCGACCGTAACAGTTTTGAGGTGGACTGTGAACCCTCTGACCTGTTCCAGCTGCAGGACTATGCCTTGCCTGCCGCCCTCGAGTCCCTCACTGGATGG cccacACTGCGCCTCTACCCATTCCAGATTCACAGCATCTCCCTGTCTGCCTTTGCCTCCCTCATGGGACCTTTCGGAGGCTTCTTTGCCAGCGGCTTTAAGAGGGCCTTCAAGATCAAG GACTTTGCCAACACAATTCCCGGTCACGGTGGCATCATGGACCGCTTCGACTGCCAGTACCTCATGGCTACGTTCGTCAACGTCTACATCGCCAGCTTCATCAG GGGCCCTAACCCTGCCAAGGTGGTCCAGCAACTCCTAGCCCTGCGCCTGGACCAGCAGCTCCACATCTTCAACTCGCTTAAGACCCACCTGACAGAGAGGGGTCTGCTGGAGGAGGAAGCCTAG